The Roseovarius indicus genome has a segment encoding these proteins:
- the bchI gene encoding magnesium chelatase ATPase subunit I, whose amino-acid sequence MNTPFPFSAIVGQDQMKLAMILTAIDPGLGGVLVFGDRGTGKSTAVRALAALLPKITVVEGCPVNSQRPEDCPDWAHVASTKTTQRPTPVVDLPLGVTEDRVTGALDIERALTQGEKAFEPGLLARANRGYLYIDEVNLLEDHIVDLLLDVAQSGINTVEREGLSIRHPARFVLVGSGNPEEGELRPQLLDRFGLSVEVRSPDDISERVEVIRRRDAFERDTEKFLRKWQREDGKIRKAILAARDALATTRTPDAILTDCATLSVALGADGLRGELTLLRAARALAAYEGATAIDRDHLRRIAPIAMSHRLRRDPLDEAGSVARVERTVADTFG is encoded by the coding sequence ATGAATACCCCCTTCCCCTTCTCCGCCATCGTCGGACAGGACCAAATGAAACTGGCGATGATCCTCACCGCCATCGACCCCGGCCTTGGCGGCGTGCTGGTCTTCGGCGACCGCGGCACCGGCAAATCCACCGCCGTTCGGGCGCTCGCCGCCCTGCTGCCGAAAATCACCGTGGTCGAAGGCTGCCCCGTCAATTCCCAACGCCCCGAGGACTGCCCCGACTGGGCCCATGTCGCCTCGACCAAAACCACCCAGCGCCCCACCCCCGTGGTCGACCTGCCCTTGGGCGTCACCGAAGACCGCGTCACCGGCGCGCTCGACATCGAACGTGCCCTAACCCAGGGCGAAAAGGCCTTCGAGCCGGGCCTCCTAGCCCGCGCCAACCGCGGCTACCTCTATATCGACGAGGTCAACCTGCTCGAGGATCACATCGTCGACCTACTGCTCGACGTGGCCCAGTCCGGCATCAACACCGTGGAACGCGAGGGCCTCTCCATTCGCCACCCCGCCCGCTTCGTGCTGGTGGGCTCCGGCAACCCCGAGGAAGGCGAGCTTCGCCCCCAACTGCTCGACCGCTTCGGCCTCTCGGTCGAGGTCCGCTCCCCCGACGACATATCCGAGCGGGTCGAGGTCATCCGCCGCCGCGACGCCTTCGAACGCGACACCGAAAAATTCCTCAGGAAATGGCAGCGCGAAGACGGCAAGATCCGCAAGGCCATCCTTGCCGCCCGCGACGCGCTGGCCACCACCAGGACCCCCGACGCCATCCTCACCGACTGCGCCACGCTCAGCGTCGCCCTCGGCGCTGATGGCCTGCGCGGCGAGCTCACCCTCCTGCGCGCCGCCCGCGCGCTGGCCGCCTACGAGGGCGCCACCGCCATCGACCGCGACCACCTCCGCCGCATCGCCCCCATCGCCATGAGCCACCGCCTCCGCCGCGACCCGTTGGACGAGGCCGGCTCCGTCGCCCGCGTCGAGCGCACCGTCGCGGACACGTTCGGATGA
- the crtA gene encoding spheroidene monooxygenase gives MQTVSLSFFRFPPGFSRLWAFAMMGLARRPMSRIHDIGFWKLCGSGTGEGFTPLPNTAVYAILATWPDLTTAQTRIDTTAIFRRYRARATESYTLYLTPTSSRGAWSGTTPFIPQPTQSSGPVAALTRATIRPRAALRFWRREPTISRAIGADPNVLFKIGIGELPLFHQITFSIWPDTATMANFARADGPHARAIRAVREGNWFREELYARFHVAAATGTWHGQNPLDQLDYAA, from the coding sequence ATCCAAACCGTCAGCCTCAGCTTTTTCCGTTTTCCCCCGGGGTTTTCGCGGCTCTGGGCCTTCGCCATGATGGGCCTCGCCAGACGCCCGATGTCGCGCATCCACGATATCGGCTTCTGGAAGCTCTGCGGCTCGGGCACCGGCGAAGGCTTCACCCCGCTGCCCAACACCGCCGTCTATGCCATCCTCGCCACCTGGCCCGACCTCACCACCGCCCAAACCCGCATCGACACCACCGCCATCTTCCGCCGCTACCGCGCCCGCGCCACGGAAAGCTACACCCTCTACCTCACCCCAACCTCGTCGCGCGGCGCATGGTCCGGCACCACCCCCTTCATCCCACAGCCCACACAATCAAGCGGCCCCGTCGCCGCCCTCACCCGCGCCACCATCCGCCCCCGCGCGGCCCTCCGCTTCTGGCGCCGCGAGCCCACCATCAGCCGCGCCATCGGCGCCGATCCCAATGTCCTCTTCAAGATCGGCATCGGCGAGCTGCCCCTCTTCCACCAGATCACCTTCTCGATCTGGCCCGACACCGCCACCATGGCCAATTTCGCCCGCGCCGACGGGCCCCACGCCCGCGCCATCCGCGCCGTGCGCGAGGGCAACTGGTTCCGCGAAGAACTCTACGCCCGCTTCCACGTCGCCGCCGCCACCGGCACATGGCACGGCCAAAACCCCCTCGACCAACTGGACTACGCCGCATGA
- a CDS encoding phytoene desaturase: MLTRVDPALSPEAAAPVAPHAVVIGAGLGGLASAMRLGAKGYRVTVLDRLDGPGGRGSAIRAEGHRFDLGPTIVTVPQVFRELWAASGRDFDADVDLRPLDPFYEIRWPDGSRFAARQDTGAMLAEVGRLSPGDVRGYERFLKDSEARYRIGFEDMGRRPMHRLADLVKVLPAFARLRADRSVYAHAARRVKDERLRMALSFHPLFIGGDPFHVTSIYALVSHLEKAFGVHYAMGGVEAIARAMVKVISAQGGQVRQGVEVDEVVLREGRAVGVRLASGEEIGADIVVSNADAGHTYDRLMRNVPKRRWTAPKLRRTRWSMSLFVWYFGTKGTRGLWPEVGHHTILNGPRYEGLVRDIFVKGRLAKDMSLYVHRPSVTDPGVAPEGGDTFYALSPVPHLGHDDPVDWAAMEEVYRRKVQDVLERELLPGLGKHLTASRVFTPETFRDRYLSPHGAGFSIEPRILQSAWFRPHNVSEEAKGLYLVGAGTHPGAGLPGVISSAEVLAQLVPEPVGVEVAR, translated from the coding sequence ATGTTGACACGCGTCGATCCCGCGCTGAGCCCGGAGGCGGCCGCACCGGTTGCGCCGCATGCCGTGGTGATTGGCGCCGGGCTGGGCGGCTTGGCATCGGCCATGCGGCTGGGGGCGAAGGGCTACCGGGTGACGGTACTGGACCGGCTGGATGGGCCCGGCGGGCGTGGCTCGGCGATCCGGGCGGAGGGGCACCGGTTCGACCTGGGGCCGACCATCGTGACGGTGCCGCAGGTGTTTCGGGAGTTGTGGGCGGCCTCTGGGCGGGATTTCGACGCGGATGTCGATCTGCGCCCGCTCGACCCGTTCTACGAGATCCGCTGGCCTGATGGGAGCCGGTTTGCCGCGCGGCAGGATACGGGGGCGATGCTTGCGGAGGTAGGACGTCTGTCGCCCGGGGATGTGCGCGGGTATGAGCGGTTTCTGAAGGACAGCGAGGCCCGCTACCGGATCGGGTTCGAGGATATGGGGCGCCGGCCGATGCATCGGTTGGCCGACCTGGTGAAGGTGCTGCCGGCCTTCGCGCGGCTGCGGGCGGATCGGTCGGTCTATGCCCATGCGGCAAGGCGGGTGAAGGATGAGCGGTTGCGCATGGCGCTGTCGTTTCATCCGCTGTTCATCGGGGGCGATCCGTTTCACGTGACCTCGATCTATGCGCTGGTGAGCCATCTGGAGAAGGCCTTCGGCGTGCACTACGCGATGGGCGGGGTGGAGGCGATCGCGCGGGCGATGGTCAAGGTGATCTCGGCGCAGGGCGGTCAGGTGCGGCAGGGCGTCGAGGTGGACGAGGTCGTGCTGCGCGAGGGCCGGGCGGTGGGGGTGCGGCTGGCCTCGGGCGAAGAGATTGGCGCCGATATCGTGGTGTCGAACGCGGATGCGGGGCATACCTATGACCGGCTGATGCGGAATGTGCCCAAGCGGCGGTGGACAGCGCCGAAGCTGCGCCGGACACGGTGGTCGATGAGCCTGTTCGTCTGGTATTTCGGGACGAAGGGAACCAGGGGCCTGTGGCCGGAGGTGGGGCATCACACGATCCTGAACGGGCCGCGCTATGAGGGGCTGGTCAGGGATATCTTCGTGAAGGGGCGGCTGGCTAAGGACATGAGCCTATACGTGCATCGGCCGAGCGTGACCGACCCGGGCGTGGCGCCGGAGGGCGGCGATACCTTCTATGCGCTGAGCCCGGTGCCGCATCTGGGGCATGACGACCCCGTGGACTGGGCGGCGATGGAGGAGGTCTATCGCCGCAAGGTGCAGGATGTGCTGGAGCGGGAGTTGCTGCCGGGGCTGGGGAAGCACCTGACGGCGTCGCGCGTGTTCACGCCGGAGACGTTCCGGGACAGGTACCTGTCGCCGCACGGGGCGGGGTTTTCCATCGAGCCGCGGATTTTGCAGAGCGCGTGGTTCCGGCCGCATAACGTGAGCGAAGAGGCGAAGGGGCTTTATCTGGTTGGCGCGGGAACGCATCCGGGGGCGGGGCTGCCGGGGGTGATTTCGAGTGCCGAGGTGCTGGCGCAGCTGGTGCCGGAGCCGGTGGGCGTGGAGGTGGCGAGATGA
- the crtB gene encoding 15-cis-phytoene synthase: MIDPKDMAHCAEAIRHGSRSFHAASKLLPRRLRDPALALYAFCRLADDAVDLQLAKAEAVLRLHERLDRAYAGRPENAPADRAFAAIIEAYDMPRALPEALLEGLAWDAMERRYQTLSELRAYSARVASAVGAMMCVLMRVRDADALARACDLGVAMQLTNIARDVGEDAREGRLYLPVEWLEEVGLAPEDLLSDARMRPELAVLSRRLLREAEGLYARSEAGVAALPLDCRPGIFAARFIYAGIGAEVRRNGYDAVNHRARTNGAQKLGWVMLAGLRAGGTLVMPRSPVIHARALPETQFLVDAAAEAAPRAADWSDQLYGTLAGLKARDRAQKASLMQGVRVAR; the protein is encoded by the coding sequence ATGATCGACCCGAAGGACATGGCGCATTGCGCGGAGGCGATCCGGCACGGGTCGCGGTCGTTCCATGCGGCCTCGAAGCTGTTGCCGAGGCGGCTGCGGGATCCGGCGTTGGCGCTTTATGCGTTCTGCCGGTTGGCGGATGATGCGGTGGACCTGCAACTCGCCAAGGCCGAGGCGGTGTTGCGGCTGCATGAGCGGCTGGACCGGGCCTATGCCGGGCGGCCGGAGAATGCGCCCGCCGACCGGGCCTTTGCGGCGATCATCGAGGCGTACGACATGCCGCGGGCCTTGCCGGAGGCGTTGCTGGAAGGGTTGGCGTGGGATGCGATGGAGCGGCGGTATCAGACGCTGTCGGAGCTCAGGGCCTATTCGGCGCGCGTCGCCTCGGCCGTGGGGGCGATGATGTGCGTGCTGATGCGGGTGCGGGATGCCGATGCGCTGGCACGGGCCTGTGACCTTGGCGTGGCGATGCAGCTGACGAATATTGCGCGCGACGTGGGTGAGGATGCGCGGGAGGGGCGGCTTTATTTGCCGGTCGAGTGGCTGGAGGAGGTCGGGCTGGCGCCGGAGGATCTGCTGAGCGATGCGCGGATGCGGCCGGAGCTGGCGGTGCTGTCGCGGCGGTTGTTGCGCGAGGCCGAGGGGCTTTATGCAAGGTCGGAGGCCGGGGTGGCCGCGCTGCCGCTGGATTGCCGGCCGGGGATATTCGCGGCGCGGTTCATCTATGCGGGGATCGGTGCGGAGGTGCGGCGCAACGGGTATGACGCGGTGAATCACCGGGCGCGGACCAATGGCGCGCAGAAGCTGGGTTGGGTGATGCTGGCGGGGCTGCGGGCGGGGGGCACGCTGGTGATGCCGCGCTCGCCGGTGATCCATGCGCGGGCGTTGCCCGAGACGCAGTTCCTGGTAGACGCGGCGGCGGAGGCCGCGCCAAGGGCCGCGGACTGGAGCGATCAGCTTTATGGGACGCTGGCCGGGTTGAAGGCGCGGGACCGGGCGCAAAAGGCATCATTGATGCAGGGCGTGCGGGTCGCTAGGTAA
- the tspO gene encoding tryptophan-rich sensory protein TspO produces MIWICFAIFLGACFGAGATGGLFPPGVWYARLQKPTWTPPNWLFPVAWTTLYICMAAAGARAAVSEGNGIAMALWSLQIALNGLWTPVFFGLRRMKLGLLVLSLLWLSVAAALVSLWQVDWIAGLLFVPYLAWVTVAGALNLSVIRLNPGETGRAQEN; encoded by the coding sequence ATGATCTGGATTTGTTTCGCCATCTTTCTGGGCGCCTGTTTCGGCGCGGGGGCCACGGGCGGGCTGTTTCCGCCCGGTGTCTGGTATGCGCGGCTGCAGAAGCCCACGTGGACACCGCCCAACTGGCTGTTCCCGGTGGCCTGGACGACGCTTTACATCTGCATGGCCGCCGCCGGCGCGCGCGCGGCGGTGAGCGAGGGCAACGGGATCGCCATGGCGCTCTGGTCGTTGCAGATCGCGCTGAACGGGCTTTGGACGCCGGTCTTCTTCGGGCTGAGGCGGATGAAGCTGGGGCTGCTGGTTCTGAGCCTGCTTTGGCTGTCGGTGGCGGCGGCGCTGGTGTCGCTGTGGCAGGTCGACTGGATTGCCGGGCTGCTGTTCGTGCCGTATCTTGCCTGGGTCACGGTGGCCGGGGCGCTGAACCTGTCGGTGATCCGGCTGAACCCCGGTGAGACGGGCCGCGCACAGGAAAACTGA
- a CDS encoding sodium:calcium antiporter — protein MFESLSMPLVFGAFALAALVVLVLGTKMAGLADRIADSTGLGEAVTGGLLLGAATSLSGTVVSLTAALDGRAGLAFSNGIGGIAAQTAFLALADTVYRKANLEHSAADVTNVFQAALLSLMLVVPLGAVLTPDMSFWAVHPASVVLVVIYLMGAYRTADMKENPMWKAVDTKETRHDTPDEETTSKEDPKRQIAVFVAMMLVLGVAGWVIAQSAEQITDRMDLSAALVGALMTAVVTSLPELVTTLAAVRRGALQLAVGGIIGGNSFDVLFLTLSDFGYRDGSLYHAIGQGDLFWLIVGQAMTAVLLLGLIVREKQGPGNIGWESVLMLSIYGGAVGFQAWSG, from the coding sequence ATGTTCGAATCCTTGTCGATGCCGCTTGTCTTCGGTGCCTTCGCGCTGGCGGCGCTGGTCGTGCTGGTGCTGGGCACCAAGATGGCCGGGCTGGCCGACCGGATCGCAGACAGCACCGGGCTGGGCGAGGCGGTGACCGGGGGCCTTTTGCTTGGCGCGGCGACGTCCTTGTCGGGCACGGTGGTGTCCCTGACGGCGGCGCTGGATGGCCGGGCGGGGCTGGCGTTTTCCAACGGGATCGGCGGGATCGCGGCGCAGACGGCGTTCCTGGCGCTGGCGGATACGGTCTATCGGAAAGCCAATCTCGAGCATTCGGCGGCGGATGTGACGAACGTCTTCCAGGCGGCGCTTCTGTCGCTGATGCTGGTGGTGCCGCTGGGGGCTGTGCTGACGCCGGATATGTCGTTCTGGGCGGTGCACCCGGCGTCGGTCGTGCTGGTGGTGATCTATCTGATGGGGGCCTACCGGACGGCGGACATGAAGGAAAACCCGATGTGGAAGGCGGTCGACACCAAGGAGACCCGCCACGACACGCCGGACGAGGAGACGACGAGCAAGGAAGACCCCAAGCGGCAGATCGCGGTTTTCGTGGCGATGATGCTGGTGCTGGGCGTCGCGGGCTGGGTGATTGCCCAATCGGCGGAGCAGATCACCGACCGGATGGACCTTTCGGCGGCGCTGGTGGGGGCGTTGATGACGGCCGTGGTGACGTCCTTGCCGGAGCTGGTGACGACGTTGGCGGCCGTGCGGCGTGGCGCGTTGCAACTGGCCGTGGGCGGGATCATCGGGGGTAACAGTTTCGACGTGCTGTTCCTGACGCTGTCGGATTTCGGGTATCGTGACGGCTCGCTTTACCATGCGATCGGGCAGGGGGATCTGTTCTGGCTGATCGTGGGGCAGGCGATGACGGCGGTGCTGCTCTTGGGTCTGATCGTGCGCGAGAAGCAGGGGCCGGGGAATATCGGCTGGGAAAGCGTGCTGATGCTGTCGATCTATGGCGGCGCGGTGGGGTTCCAGGCGTGGTCGGGCTAG
- the crtC gene encoding carotenoid 1,2-hydratase, whose amino-acid sequence MRDGGGRAVSVIGFIGSVFSPWYAWSGRRDPENHICLNVATYGPGGRFTMTDRGRTALRQTADTLQIGPSAMRWQNGQLIIDIDEISSPPVISRVQGRITVTPSALTTVELPLTPDGTHIWRPFAPTCTVEVDLDAPGWRWQGHGYFDANFGTRALEQDFTYWTWGRFPHQGGSTCFYDATRRDGSTLAMATHFDETGSAQAIPLPPKAPMKRSLWAVKRTTRADAGYTPKQVQNMLDAPFYSRSAVKTRLQGEETTGVHEALDLRRFRSPLLKPMLAVRVPRRAGWTFET is encoded by the coding sequence ATCCGCGACGGCGGCGGCCGCGCGGTCAGCGTCATCGGGTTCATAGGCTCGGTCTTCTCGCCATGGTACGCGTGGTCGGGCCGCCGCGACCCGGAAAACCATATCTGCCTCAACGTCGCCACCTACGGCCCCGGCGGCCGATTCACCATGACCGACCGCGGCCGTACTGCCCTCCGCCAAACCGCCGACACCCTGCAAATCGGCCCCTCCGCCATGCGCTGGCAGAACGGCCAACTCATCATCGACATCGATGAGATCTCATCCCCGCCCGTCATCTCCCGCGTGCAGGGCCGCATCACCGTCACCCCCTCGGCGCTCACCACCGTCGAACTCCCCCTTACGCCCGATGGCACCCATATCTGGCGCCCCTTCGCCCCCACCTGCACGGTCGAGGTCGACCTCGACGCCCCCGGCTGGCGCTGGCAAGGGCACGGCTATTTCGACGCCAATTTCGGAACCCGCGCACTGGAACAGGATTTCACCTACTGGACATGGGGCCGCTTCCCCCATCAGGGCGGCAGCACCTGCTTCTACGACGCCACCCGCCGCGACGGCTCGACCCTCGCCATGGCCACCCATTTCGATGAAACCGGCTCAGCACAAGCCATCCCGCTGCCACCCAAGGCGCCCATGAAACGCAGCCTCTGGGCCGTCAAACGCACCACCCGCGCCGACGCGGGCTACACCCCGAAACAAGTGCAAAACATGCTCGACGCCCCGTTCTACAGCCGCTCGGCGGTCAAAACCCGGCTGCAAGGAGAGGAAACGACGGGCGTGCACGAGGCGCTCGACCTCCGCCGCTTCCGCTCGCCGCTATTGAAACCGATGCTCGCCGTCCGCGTCCCCCGCCGCGCGGGATGGACGTTCGAAACCTAG
- the crtD gene encoding 1-hydroxycarotenoid 3,4-desaturase CrtD, with the protein MTGPHTAPDGADRVIVIGAGIAGLAAAARLAQAGLDVTVLERHSTPGGKMRTLPSPAGPVDTGPTVLTMRPVFDELFRALDERLEDHVTLHRQSLLARHFWPDGSRLDLHDDPALNETAITSFADAKAAKQFHAFSTRARQLFEAFDAPIMQAPAPSLGKLTLHCLTRPWLLPRMAPGKTLAQILDQSFDDPRLAQLFGRYATYVGGSPYGVPAILSLIWQAEAAGVWAIEGGMHRLATALAQIATARGAHFHYATHVARIEATNGRARAVHLSDGTRIPAETILFNGDPRALATGALGPDTETVAQQTRHTDRSLSAEVWAFAATPHGPDLAHHNVFFRADPKPEFDALARGRYAPGPTLYVCAMDRGLPTAPPQLERFEIIANAPPLTDGHPQEPASCQTRTFRTLARFGLTFSPEPSQTALTTPQGFDSLFPASAGSLYGQSPHGMTAAFQRPTARTPIKGLYLAGGGTHPGAGVPMATLSARHAAEAILSDRTSTSPSRRTATPGGISTPSATAAAARSASSGS; encoded by the coding sequence ATGACAGGGCCGCACACAGCACCCGACGGCGCGGACAGGGTTATCGTCATCGGCGCCGGAATAGCCGGGCTGGCCGCCGCCGCGCGGCTGGCACAGGCCGGCCTCGACGTGACCGTCCTCGAACGGCACAGCACCCCCGGCGGCAAGATGCGCACCCTGCCTTCACCCGCCGGGCCGGTCGACACAGGCCCCACCGTCCTCACCATGCGCCCCGTTTTCGACGAGCTCTTCCGCGCCTTGGACGAGCGGCTGGAAGATCACGTCACCCTCCACCGCCAATCCCTCCTCGCCCGCCACTTCTGGCCCGACGGAAGCCGACTCGACCTCCACGACGACCCGGCCTTGAACGAAACGGCCATCACTTCGTTCGCCGACGCCAAGGCCGCGAAACAGTTCCACGCCTTCTCCACCCGCGCCCGCCAGCTTTTCGAGGCCTTCGACGCGCCGATCATGCAGGCCCCCGCCCCATCCCTCGGCAAGCTCACCCTCCACTGCCTCACCCGCCCGTGGCTCCTGCCCCGCATGGCCCCCGGCAAGACCCTCGCCCAGATCCTCGACCAAAGCTTCGACGACCCCCGCCTCGCCCAGCTCTTCGGCCGTTACGCGACCTATGTCGGCGGCTCGCCCTATGGCGTTCCCGCCATCCTCTCGCTCATCTGGCAGGCCGAGGCGGCGGGCGTCTGGGCCATCGAAGGCGGCATGCACCGGCTGGCCACGGCCCTCGCCCAGATCGCCACCGCACGCGGCGCCCACTTCCACTACGCCACCCACGTCGCCCGCATCGAAGCCACCAATGGCCGCGCCCGCGCCGTCCATCTCTCCGACGGCACTCGCATCCCCGCCGAAACCATCCTCTTCAACGGCGACCCCCGTGCCCTCGCCACCGGCGCCCTCGGCCCCGACACCGAGACCGTCGCCCAACAAACTCGCCACACGGACCGCAGCCTCTCGGCCGAGGTCTGGGCCTTCGCCGCCACGCCGCACGGCCCCGACCTCGCCCATCACAACGTCTTCTTCCGCGCCGATCCGAAGCCCGAATTCGACGCGCTGGCCCGTGGCCGATACGCCCCTGGCCCCACGCTCTATGTCTGCGCGATGGACCGCGGCCTGCCCACAGCCCCGCCACAACTCGAACGCTTCGAGATCATCGCCAACGCCCCGCCTCTGACCGACGGCCACCCGCAGGAGCCTGCATCATGCCAGACACGAACCTTCCGCACGCTGGCCCGCTTCGGCCTGACCTTCTCACCGGAACCGAGCCAGACAGCCCTGACCACCCCACAGGGCTTCGACAGTCTCTTCCCGGCCTCGGCCGGCTCCCTCTACGGGCAGAGCCCGCATGGCATGACGGCAGCCTTCCAGCGCCCCACGGCCCGGACGCCCATCAAGGGCCTCTACCTGGCCGGGGGCGGCACCCATCCGGGGGCGGGGGTGCCGATGGCGACCCTCTCCGCCCGGCACGCGGCCGAGGCGATCTTGAGCGACCGAACTTCAACCTCGCCGTCCCGCCGAACGGCTACGCCTGGTGGTATATCGACGCCATCCGCGACGGCGGCGGCCGCGCGGTCAGCGTCATCGGGTTCATAG
- a CDS encoding polyprenyl synthetase family protein, with protein sequence MPLTDRIEGAVTRALGTTQGGSAPKQLAEALGYACLPGGARIRPTILLSVAMACGDDKPRMADAAAASLELIHCASLVHDDLPCFDDAEVRRGKPSVHRAYSQPLAVLTGDSLIILAFQTLARAAAVDGARAAQLSLTLSERTGMPNGICAGQGWESEPEIDLGAYHRSKTAALFIAATQMGAISAGHEPEAWYDLGALIGEAFQVADDLRDALLDEATLGKPVGQDDLHGRPNAVAELGVEGAFKHLSDILAGAIASIPSCPGEAALAKIVSMQAERIMPAVPARYQV encoded by the coding sequence ATGCCGCTTACCGACCGGATCGAAGGCGCCGTTACACGGGCGTTGGGGACCACGCAGGGCGGATCGGCGCCGAAGCAACTGGCCGAGGCGCTGGGCTATGCCTGTTTGCCGGGTGGGGCAAGGATCAGGCCGACGATCCTTTTGTCGGTGGCGATGGCCTGTGGCGATGACAAGCCACGGATGGCCGATGCGGCGGCGGCGTCGCTGGAGCTTATTCACTGTGCGAGCCTCGTGCATGACGACCTGCCGTGCTTCGACGATGCGGAGGTCAGGCGCGGGAAGCCGTCGGTGCACCGGGCCTATTCGCAGCCCTTGGCGGTGCTGACGGGGGATAGCCTGATCATCCTGGCGTTCCAGACGCTGGCGCGGGCCGCGGCGGTGGATGGGGCACGGGCGGCGCAGCTGTCGCTTACCTTGTCGGAACGGACGGGGATGCCGAACGGGATCTGTGCCGGGCAGGGCTGGGAAAGCGAGCCGGAGATTGATCTGGGCGCGTACCATCGGTCGAAGACGGCGGCGCTGTTCATCGCGGCGACGCAGATGGGCGCGATTTCCGCCGGGCATGAGCCGGAGGCGTGGTATGACCTTGGCGCCCTGATCGGCGAGGCGTTCCAGGTGGCGGATGATTTGCGCGATGCATTGCTGGACGAGGCGACGCTGGGCAAGCCGGTGGGGCAGGATGACCTGCACGGGCGGCCCAATGCGGTGGCGGAGCTTGGGGTCGAGGGGGCGTTCAAGCATCTGTCGGATATTCTCGCTGGGGCGATCGCCTCGATCCCCTCGTGCCCGGGCGAGGCGGCGCTGGCGAAGATCGTGTCGATGCAGGCGGAGCGGATCATGCCCGCGGTGCCGGCGCGTTACCAGGTCTAG
- a CDS encoding methyltransferase — protein sequence MVAESDPGAGGFRPSVWVARLIARPGFQRVASRVPLGRGLARRDGAGIFDILQGFVAAQVLSALVELGVLRRLLDGPDGAGRLGLACGIPEDRMGELLQAGAALKLLKRRRDGRFALARKGAAILGVPGLEDMIRHNRAFYADMAEPEALLRGEGETQLQRFWPYVFGGSDGMSREAAERYSDLMARSQELVAQDTLEAVSLRGVGTLLDVGGGSGVFLAAALRRYGGMRGMLLDLPAVMPAAEERLGREGLRARVALHGGSFREGAIPRGADAISLIRVLYDHDDDTVRALLAKVHDALPEGGRLVISEPMSGGRRPERAGDVYFAFYTMAMGTGRVRSAERIGEMCREAGFGNIRAPKARRPFITSVLTCAKPG from the coding sequence ATGGTGGCCGAGAGCGACCCGGGGGCTGGCGGGTTTCGCCCGTCGGTCTGGGTCGCGCGGCTGATTGCCCGGCCGGGGTTTCAGCGGGTGGCGAGCCGGGTGCCGCTTGGCCGGGGGTTGGCGCGGCGCGACGGCGCCGGGATTTTCGATATATTGCAGGGGTTTGTGGCGGCGCAGGTTTTGTCTGCGCTGGTCGAGTTGGGCGTGTTGCGGCGGCTCCTGGACGGGCCGGACGGCGCGGGGCGGCTGGGGCTGGCCTGTGGTATCCCCGAGGACCGGATGGGCGAGCTGTTGCAGGCCGGGGCCGCGCTGAAGCTGTTGAAACGGCGGCGGGACGGGCGGTTTGCGCTGGCCCGGAAGGGCGCGGCGATATTGGGCGTGCCGGGGCTGGAGGACATGATCCGGCACAACCGGGCGTTCTATGCGGATATGGCGGAGCCGGAGGCCCTGCTCAGGGGCGAGGGGGAGACGCAGTTGCAGCGGTTCTGGCCCTACGTCTTTGGCGGGTCGGACGGCATGTCGCGCGAGGCGGCGGAGCGGTATTCGGACCTGATGGCGCGCTCGCAGGAGCTGGTGGCGCAGGATACGCTGGAGGCGGTCTCGTTGCGTGGCGTCGGTACGCTGCTGGATGTGGGCGGCGGGTCGGGGGTGTTCCTGGCGGCGGCGTTGAGGCGGTATGGCGGTATGCGGGGCATGCTGCTCGACCTGCCGGCCGTGATGCCGGCGGCGGAGGAGCGGTTGGGGCGTGAAGGGCTGAGGGCCCGCGTGGCGCTGCATGGCGGGAGTTTCCGGGAGGGGGCGATTCCCCGCGGGGCGGACGCGATTTCGCTGATCCGGGTGCTCTATGACCATGACGACGACACGGTGCGCGCGCTCTTGGCGAAGGTTCATGACGCGCTGCCCGAGGGCGGCAGGCTGGTGATTTCCGAGCCGATGTCGGGCGGGCGGCGGCCCGAGCGGGCGGGGGATGTCTATTTCGCGTTCTACACGATGGCGATGGGCACGGGGCGCGTGCGCTCGGCCGAGCGGATCGGCGAGATGTGCCGCGAGGCGGGGTTTGGAAACATCCGCGCGCCAAAGGCGCGGCGGCCCTTCATCACCAGCGTTCTGACCTGCGCCAAGCCGGGCTGA